Proteins from a single region of Anastrepha ludens isolate Willacy chromosome 5, idAnaLude1.1, whole genome shotgun sequence:
- the LOC128863982 gene encoding uncharacterized protein LOC128863982 — protein sequence MDNKQLPTSSCKNEQNKEVFMACTQNLIEQKCAKLEQHNFYLSEKVNEMNISDKENKQKITGLKQNNFYLNKKLSEMIIINKESKQNYAELEQNNLFLVKKLHEMSIINKECKQNYAELKQNNAELKQNNIYLNKELSEMIFSYKECEQKVAELEKQLNDQTKVILKLKNKDRRSKQQRYFPQQRHSQQEDNFHQQDTPPQMQSYHVLSPKNTQQREEVTCLHSDLQGQPEQHLEPNNTHVQYMAQKVHGDIQASPQKYHTVPANSNMGENIAEVTEPRIINSETIINNQTNSMARKKSRALKKQPHEKVRDENILKDIIFTVATRSGVSEEEVRNTIATIRAEEETPRHANCTNDGHPEIGEAFQGNNLDLLCSVAAGDMAIYFPDEQKRKANVMEYESDTEQNGSQEHVRVQPHSKRAVATKRPTPQSSKRRCRWIRPGLSQEVSQCPLQPLQIDANNTNDKVAYVSIGPNKTLVPQKYYESIDFTNASVATRKLLVICFDRETLATHSLTGRRSPAFKDKPLKEALDPLIVDDIIFAVTTRSGVSAKEVRAAITTKCADENKMWRKKHPELSKKTDKENVGNYTF from the exons ATGGATAATAAACAATTG CCCACTTCATCATGTAAAAATGAGCAAAACAAAGAGGTGTTTATGGCTTGTACGCAGAATCTCATTGAGCAAAAATGTGCTAAGCTTGAACAACATAATTTTTACCTTTctgaaaaagtaaatgaaatgaatattAGCGACaaagaaaataagcaaaaaattactggacttaagcaaaataatttttaccttAATAAAAAACTGAGTGAAATGATTATAATCAACAaagaaagtaaacaaaattatgcTGAGCTTGAGCAAAATAATTTGTTCCTTGTTAAAAAACTGCATGAAATGAGTATTATAAACAaagaatgtaaacaaaattatgctgagcttaaacaaaataatgcTGAGCttaagcaaaataatatttaccTTAATAAAGAACTGAGTGAAATGATTTTTAGCTACAAAGAATGTGAGCAAAAAGTTGCTGAGCTTGAAAAACAACTAAACGACCAAACAAAAGTGATACTGAAATTGAAGAATAAGGATAGGCGTAGTAAGCAGCAACGTTATTTCCCACAACAGCGTCATTCCCAGCAGGAGGATAACTTCCACCAACAAGACACGCCACCTCAAATGCAGTCATATCATGTGCTAAGTCCAAAAAATACTCAGCAACGCGAAGAGGTCACTTGCCTGCATAGCGACCTGCAAGGACAACCGGAACAACACCTGGAGCCCAATAATACGCACGTTCAGTATATGGCACAAAAAGTGCATGGAGATATACAGGCATCACCTCAAAAATACCATACTGTTCCAGCAAACTCGAATATGGGCGAAAACATCGCAGAAGTGACAGAACCGCGCATTATAAATTCTGAAACAATCATCaataatcaaacaaactcaATGGCCCGAAAGAAATCGCGAGCTTTAAAAAAACAACCACATGAGAAAGTGCGAGATGAAAATATTCTAAAGGATATTATATTTACGGTCGCAACTAGGAGTGGAGTGTCTGAAGAGGAAGTTCGTAATACTATTGCAACAATTCGTGCCGAAGAGGAAACACCGCGCCATGCAAATTGTACAAACGACGGACATCCAGAAATAGGAGAGGCTTTTCAGGGAAATAATCTAGACTTGCTTTGCTCCGTAGCTGCCGGAGACATGGCGATATATTTTCCGGACGAACAGAAACGGAAAGCAAATGTTATGGAATATGAGAGTGATACAGAGCAAAATGGTTCACAGGAGCACGTAAGAGTTCAACCACATTCAAAAAGGGCAGTCGCTACAAAACGGCCCACTCCTCAAAGTAGTAAGCGTAGATGCAGATGGATAAGACCTGGACTATCCCAAGAAGTGTCACAGTGCCCACTCCAACCATTGCAAATAGATGCCAATAACACAAATGACAAAGTGGCTTACGTATCGATTGGTCCTAACAAAACTCTCGTACcacaaaaatattacgaatcAATTGATTTTACTAATGCTTCAGTGGCAACTCGAAAACTATTAGTGATCTGTTTTGATCGTGAAACATTAGCTACGCACTCATTGACCGGAAGGAGATCGCCCGCTTTTAAAGACAAACCACTTAAAGAAGCGCTAGATCCCCTAATTGTAGACGATATTATATTTGCGGTCACAACTAGGAGTGGAGTGTCTGCAAAGGAAGTACGTGCTGCCATCACCACAAAATGCGCCGACGAGAACAAAATGTGGCGAAAGAAACACCCAGAACTTAGCAAAAAAACAGATAAGGAAAATGTAGgaaattatactttttaa
- the LOC128863459 gene encoding protein insensitive-like, translated as MDNKQLPTSSDNRHSQQQLAVNAAEATKPRNLNCTTTMNNQPSAPHATTEEESPPFEEEPHEKVLDEDIINDIIFAVTTRSGVSEEEVRNTIAAVCAEQRKLWEEENKGNMN; from the exons ATGGATAATAAACAATTG CCCACTTCATCAGACAATCGTCATTCCCAGCAGCAACTGGCCGTAAATGCCGCAGAAGCGACAAAACCGCGCAATCTAAATTGCACAACAACCATGAACAATCAACCATCAGCTCCACACGCAACAACTGAAGAGGAATCGCCGCCTTTTGAGGAAGAACCACATGAGAAAGTGCTGGATGAAGATATTATAAACGATATTATATTTGCGGTCACAACTAGGAGTGGAGTGTCTGAAGAGGAAGTTCGTAATACTATCGCCGCAGTTTGCGCCGAACAGAGAAAATTgtgggaagaagaaaataagGGAAATATGAACTAG
- the LOC128863458 gene encoding sorting nexin-2 yields MADEQSIVDAQKQFADVDINNGSVSGAEDDEEEEVPAPGTVNNDLFVVTPTSEIHRRISSSHLEDVLTDNGDYFIEVLVAEPQKVGDGIGSYLTYKVTTKTNIPKFKCTEFSTMRRFSDFLGIHDVLSGKYTRLGRIVPPAPSKNIIGSTKVKMSPQQTEPGAPRNAEWVETRRAALQRYVNRTAQHPVLRVDLDFINFLESDQELPRAVNTATLSGAGVMRLFNKVGETVNKITYKMDESDPWFDEKITEVENLDANLQKLHSALKSLVTTRKELSALTGLVAKSAAMLSTCEEHTSLSRALSNLADVEEKIELLRSEQANSDFFIMAEFVKDYIDLFGAVKSVFHERVKVFQNWQHAQLQLSKRRENRGRYELANRTDKLEQAQQEVEEWQTKVQRCQQQFDDISAEIKKEMERFEAKRIREFKVDTMKYIEDQMAHQQQIVSYWEAFIPTAREIV; encoded by the exons ATGGCCGATGAGCAGAGCATAGTGGATGCACAGAAACAATTCGCTGATGTGGACATAAATAACGGCAGTGTCTCCGGAGCAGAGgacgacgaggaagaggaagtgcCAGCGCCTGGTACTGTGAACAATGATTTATTTGTCGTAACACCGACTAGTGAAATACAT cgcCGGATTTCTTCAAGCCATCTCGAAGATGTGCTGACAGACAATGGCGACTATTTCATTGAAGTCTTAGTGGCTGAGCCACAAAAAGTAGGTGATGGAATCGGTTCATACCTTACATATAA GGTGACAACGAAAACAAACATTCCGAAATTCAAATGCACAGAGTTTAGTACAATGAGACGATTTAGTGACTTTTTAGGAATACATGATGTTTTATCAGGAAAATATACAAGACTTGGTAGAATCGTCCCACCAGCAccatcaaaaaatataatag gcAGCACCAAAGTGAAAATGAGTCCACAACAAACTGAACCTGGTGCACCGCGGAATGCTGAGTGGGTCGAAACGCGTCGAGCTGCTTTGCAACGTTATGTGAATCGCACTGCTCAACATCCAGTGCTTCGGGTTGATCTAGATTTCATCAACTTCTTGGAAAGCGATCaa GAGCTGCCACGCGCGGTTAATACAGCCACGCTGAGTGGCGCTGGTGTGATGCGTCTTTTCAACAAAGTTGGCGaaacagtaaataaaattacCTATAAAATGGATGAGAGCGACCCT TGGTTCGATGAGAAAATTACTGAGGTGGAAAATTTGGatgcaaatttacaaaaattacattcaGCGCTCAAATCGCTTGTTACCACAAGAAAGGAGTTATCCGCTCTTACTGGTTTGGTCGCCAAATCTGCGGCCATGTTGAGTACGTGTGAAGAACATACTAGCCTTTCTCGTGCGCTTTCTAATTTAGCTGATGTGgaagaaaaaatcgaattacTACGCTCCGAGCAGgccaattcagattttttcattATGGCCGAATTTGTAAAAGACTATATCGATCTATTTGGCGCTGTTAAATCTGTATTTCATGAACGAGTGAAGGTATTCCAAAACTGGCAACACGCACAATTACAATTGTCAAAGCGACGAGAGAATCGGGGGCGTTACGAACTAGCCAACCGCACTGATAAGCTGGAGCAGGCCCAACAAGAAGTCGAAGAG tgGCAAACCAAGGTTCAACGTTGCCAACAGCAATTCGACGATATATCGgcggaaattaaaaaagaaatggaacGATTCGAGGCGAAAAGAATACGGGAATTTAAAGTCGACACCATGAAATACATTGAAGATCAAATGGCTCATCAACAACAG aTTGTATCATACTGGGAAGCTTTTATACCCACTGCACGAGAAATTGTTTAA
- the LOC128863297 gene encoding NADH dehydrogenase [ubiquinone] iron-sulfur protein 6, mitochondrial has translation MACTKLSSGLQLLNRNCGHRVLAQSVAIACRNYSSTRSDVEETTHTGQVFDKDDYRNVRFVNAKRYVNENWAIKLIDEVPPIEVTERVVYCDGGDANLGHPKIYINVDKPGPQICGYCGLRFVKKDGHHH, from the exons ATGGCGTGCACAAAACTATCCTCTGGACTGCAACTTCTGAATCGTAATTGTGGCCATCGTGTTTTGGCACAGTCTGTCGCCATTGCTTGTCGCAACTACAGCAGCACTCGTAGTGATGTAGAAGAAACCACCCACACTGGACAA GTTTTCGACAAGGATGACTACCGTAATGTCCGCTTTGTCAACGCAAAacgatatgtaaatgaaaattggGCCATCAAATTGATCGATGAAGTGCCACCAATCGAGGTTACCGAACGCGTTGTTTATTGCGATGGCGGTGATGCTAACTTGGGTCATCCGAAAATATACATTAATGTG GATAAACCTGGACCTCAAATCTGCGGATACTGTGGTCTGCGGTTCGTTAAGAAAGATGGACACCACCATTAA
- the LOC128864827 gene encoding probable NADH dehydrogenase [ubiquinone] iron-sulfur protein 6, mitochondrial, with protein sequence SPEVTYLKIIDQQKSHLNTPTVSKGHLFAFAKIQPHRLRSDLSEVTHTGQVWAEDDYRNVRFTNAKRWVNKNWGMKYAHQIEPIICSERIVYCNGDGPLGHPISYICLDKPGKHWCHYCLKSFIREQKKK encoded by the exons AGCCCAGAAGTTACATATCTGAAGATAATCGATCAGCAAAAATCCCATTTAAACACACCTACTGTTTCAAAGGGACATTTATTTG catttgcaaaaattcaacCGCATCGCTTGCGCAGTGATTTATCAGAAGTAACACACACGGGCCAG GTATGGGCGGAAGATGATTATCGTAACGTTCGTTTTACAAATGCCAAACGTTGGGTTAACAAAAATTGGGGCATGAAATATGCGCACCAAATAGAGCCCATCATATGTTCTGAGCGCATAGTTTATTGTAATGGCGATGGCCCCTTAGGACATCCAATAAGCTATATATGTTTG GATAAGCCTGGAAAACACTGGTGTCATTATTGTTTGAAATCATTCATACGCGAGCAAAAGAAGAAGTGA
- the LOC128864180 gene encoding uncharacterized protein LOC128864180: protein MDILRKMFKMNEKDSAKPDEAERKDEVTAKDEFRKPQWFEEAETDDELFDDNRKFAFQIFTNPLELQKHFERQMQQILEAVSEFEGDDVKIDKDLKEDFLKPGFENIDILKEFEKKKGEIMDTDLDGEIYADQLHSLMQRLSQNEELPNILPRNDNKAFRTAITKRKLTDEEKILGRIHGTLDNDDVPKQPRMPGPRPEMMTPMTPMIPRGPTPFGGGVFEGTYQGPKMFSQSVMSNTIRKPDGSYETTKITKDSQGNTTTTITRTIEGKSETVTAYNNAAGSGTIKQKEGSSTKMEEYSDRNISVTKEGYAVPRNLW, encoded by the exons atgGATATATTGCGTAAAATGTTCAAAATGAACGAGAAGGACTCTGCAAAGCCTGATGAAGCTGAGCGCAAGGACGA GGTAACAGCAAAGGACGAATTTCGTAAGCCGCAGTGGTTCGAAGAAGCTGAAACGGATGACGAACTCTTCGATGATAATCGCAAATTTGCTTTCCAAATCTTTACGAATCCTTTAGAATTGCAGAAACACTTTGAGCGTCAAATGCAGCAAATCCTGGAGGCAGTGAGTGAATTTGAAG GTGATGATGTTAAGATTGACAAAGATTTGAAGGAGGACTTTTTGAAGCCTGGCTTTGAAAACATTGACATATTGAAGGAGTTTGAAAAGAAGAAAGGTGAAATCATGGATACTGACTTGGATGGAGA AATTTACGCTGATCAATTGCATTCGTTAATGCAACGCTTATCGCAGAATGAAGAATTGCCGAATATTTTGCCCCGCAACGACAACAAAGCTTTTCGTACTGCTATAACTAAGCGGAAACTGACCGACGAGGAAAAAATTTTGGGTAGAATACATGGTACTCTTGATAATGACGATGTTCCGAAGCAACCACGAATGCCTGGTCCACGTCCGGAAATGATGACACCAATGACACCCATGATTCCACGTGGGCCGACACCATTTGGCGGAGGAGTTTTCGAGGGAACTTATCAG GGGCCGAAAATGTTCAGCCAAAGCGTCATGTCGAATACCATACGAAAACCGGATGGTAGTTATGAGACTACCAAAATCACCAAGGACTCTCAAggcaatacaacaacaactataacaCGCACCATTGAAGGAAAATCTGAAACGGTTACCGCTTACAACAACGCGGCTGGATCCGGGACGATTAAGCAAAAGGAGGGCAGCAGTACCAAAATGGAAGAATATTCAGATCGCAATATTTCTGTAACAAAAGAAGGTTACGCCGTACCACGGAACCTCTGGTGA
- the LOC128864182 gene encoding uncharacterized protein LOC128864182: MDNKQLPTSSGNGQTLCANCFLFESCSCLHEQNKAMFMAWMKRQREESKQGNTELDKKVSEISIIIKEWEEYQQKTAELKQNIIDLNKKLSEMSIINKECKQNNAALEKQLNGLSKMLLKLENKDRRRKQQRRFQQRRFQHRHSQLQLAVNAAGAKKPRNANCTTTMNNQPSAPHATTEEESAAFEEEPHEKVLDEDIINDIIFAVTTRSGVSEEEVRNTIAAVCAEQRKLWEEENKGNMD; the protein is encoded by the exons ATGGATAATAAACAATTG CCCACTTCTTCAGGCAATGGACAGACTCTATGTgccaattgttttttgtttgaaagttGCTCATGTTTACATGAGCAGAACAAAGCGATGTTTATGGCATGGATGAAGAGACAAAGGGAAGAATCTAAGCAAGGAAATACTGAGCTTGATAAAAAAGTGAGTGAAATTAGTATTATCATCAAAGAATGGGAAGAATATCAGCAAAAAACTGCTGAGCTTAAGCAAAATATAATAGACCTTAATAAAAAACTGAGTGAAATGAGTATTATCAACAAAGAATGTAAGCAAAATAATGCTGCGCTTGAAAAACAACTGAACGGCCTATCAAAAATGCTATTGAAATTGGAGAATAAGGATAGGCGTAGGAAACAGCAACGCCGGTTCCAGCAACGTCGTTTCCAGCATCGTCATTCCCAGCTGCAACTGGCCGTAAATGCCGCAGGAGCGAAAAAACCGCGCAATGCAAATTGTACAACAACCATGAACAATCAACCATCAGCTCCACACGCAACAACTGAAGAGGAATCGGCAGCTTTTGAAGAAGAACCACATGAGAAAGTGCTGGATGAAGATATTATAAACGATATTATATTTGCGGTCACAACCAGGAGTGGAGTGTCTGAAGAGGAAGTTCGTAATACTATCGCCGCAGTTTGCGCCGAACAGAGAAAATTgtgggaagaagaaaataagGGAAATATGGACTAG